The following proteins come from a genomic window of Triticum aestivum cultivar Chinese Spring chromosome 6A, IWGSC CS RefSeq v2.1, whole genome shotgun sequence:
- the LOC123130377 gene encoding enolase-phosphatase E1-like has protein sequence MKSYSLQRGASPAAGGAPALQRSASARQAPSPSPLSVSSSSSQYQSARASTSTANAPAFARHKTPSINCMAATSTDTPPATPRGTKKQQPKSASYSSMFSPRKLMQRASRAFRGGRSSRRKKSLAAAADVGEVDSPGSAASKGSDAESSAFSMDDQIIDDVVDAGAASKQEEIVPEKIIHEANPPSTLIHLLAPVAEEQDEVHNNSPKKEDDAVAEKEKEDAAAAEKDKEDVAAEKDKEKEDAAAEMEKEKDKPEKEAPPAPEDTVSEVDKIAVAKKLQREDDIKAEVVRRFQGCRVRTSTGKRSFDAETPRRRESARSNEAVEEARIKLLELRQVNKVKALVGAFETVMDDNQSPTAARKPRLNLGA, from the exons ATGAAGTCATATAGTCTTCAG CGTGGGGCCTCACCGGCGGCAGGCGGCGCGCCAGCGCTCCAGCGGAGCGCGAGCGCGAGGCAGGCGCCCTCCCCGTCGCCGCTcagcgtctcctcctcctcctcccagtaCCAGTCGGCGCGCGCCTCGACATCCACGGCCAACGCGCCGGCGTTCGCGCGCCACAAGACGCCGTCCATCAACTGCATGGCGGCCACGTCCACCGACACGCCGCCGGCCACCCCCAGGGGCACCAAGAAGCAGCAGCCCAAGTCGGCGTCGTACTCGTCGATGTTCTCCCCGAGGAAGCTCATGCAGCGGGCCTCCCGCGCCTTCCGCGGCGGCAGGTCGTCCCGGCGCAAGAAGAGcctagcggcggcggcggacgtcggCGAAGTGGACAGCCCCGGGTCGGCCGCCAGCAAGGGGTCCGACGCTGAAAGCAGCGCCTTTTCCATGGACGATCAGATCATCGACGACGTCGTCGACGCCGGAGCCGCCTCCAagcaggaggagatcgtgccggagAAGATCATACACGAGGCGAACCCGCCGTCGACCTTGATCCATCTGCTGGCGCCCGTGGCGGAGGAACAGGACGAGGTGCACAATAACTCGCCGAAGAAGGAGGATGACGCCGTCgctgagaaggagaaggaggacgcCGCTGCCGCTGAGAAGGACAAGGAGGACGTCGCCGCtgagaaggacaaggagaaggaggacGCCGCCGCTGAGATGGAGAAGGAGAAGGATAAGCCCGAGAAGGAGGCTCCTCCTGCTCCGGAGGACACCGTCTCCGAAGTGGACAAGATCGCGGTGGCCAAGAAGCTGCAGCGCGAGGATGACATCAAGGCGGAGGTGGTGAGGAGGTTCCAGGGCTGCCGGGTGAGGACGTCGACGGGGAAGCGGTCGTTCGATGCCGAGACGCCGCGGCGGCGGGAGTCGGCACGCAGCAACGAGGCGGTCGAGGAGGCGCGGATCAAGCTGCTGGAGCTGCGGCAGGTGAACAAGGTGAAGGCGCTCGTCGGCGCCTTCGAGACCGTCATGGACGACAACCAAAGCCCCACCGCCGCCCGCAAGCCGCGGCTCAACCTCGGCGCCTGA